ATCAAGACCATCACGGCGATCGAGGGACAGCACGTCGAGGTTGGCGCCAACGTCTCGATCGACCGGCGCCCGCTCGCGCATTCGCAGCTGCATGCCGCCGACGCCCAGGGCAGGACGCTAGCTCCATTCGCCGGGGGCATCGTGCCGCCGGCACACCTCTTTCTTCACTCTGATTTTGCAGGCTCTTATGACTCACGATACTTCGGGCCGATCCCCAGCGCCGGTCTTCTCGGCCGCGCCCGCCCGGTCCTCACCTTCGATCCCTGACACTGTGCGTGCTGTCATCCTGACGGCGGCCGCCTCGCTGGTTGGCGCTGTTGCC
This region of Mesorhizobium sp. NBSH29 genomic DNA includes:
- the traF gene encoding conjugative transfer signal peptidase TraF; this encodes MRHRLTIAVIAIAGAGIAALAGISWLGGLRLNLTPSYPLGLWSIGPMDGPAALGDLVFICPPDTPAFRLGRERGYLHRGLCPGWFSPLIKTITAIEGQHVEVGANVSIDRRPLAHSQLHAADAQGRTLAPFAGGIVPPAHLFLHSDFAGSYDSRYFGPIPSAGLLGRARPVLTFDP